From one Gemmobacter sp. genomic stretch:
- a CDS encoding type I glyceraldehyde-3-phosphate dehydrogenase translates to MAQQLRVAINGFGRIGRTVLRAWAGGGWPGVQIVAINDIASPEDCAYLLEYDSVFGRFPGAVGLEEGALIAGPHRLRLTREADLSRLDLSDVDLVMECTGKADTVEISGRGLAAGARRVLISGPSEAAEFTVVLGANDAALDAHMRVVSNASCTTNALAPLVRALDAAFGVQTGWMTTIHCYTGSQPTVDAPRGDPARSRAAALSMVPTTTSAGRLMDRVLPELAGRISCAAVRVPVASVSAIDLTFQPGRPVTVAEVTAALQAAGGVIGWTDRPLVSSDLRARAESIVMALRETAVTGGGLVRVFGWYDNEWGFSCRMLDVAARWGL, encoded by the coding sequence ATGGCGCAACAATTGCGGGTGGCGATCAACGGCTTCGGGCGAATCGGGCGCACGGTGCTGCGCGCCTGGGCCGGCGGTGGCTGGCCCGGAGTGCAGATCGTGGCGATCAACGATATCGCCAGCCCCGAGGATTGCGCCTATCTGCTGGAATACGACAGCGTCTTCGGCCGCTTTCCCGGCGCCGTGGGGCTGGAGGAGGGCGCGCTGATCGCCGGCCCCCACCGCCTGCGCCTGACGCGCGAGGCCGATCTGTCGCGGCTGGATCTGTCCGACGTCGACCTGGTGATGGAATGCACCGGCAAGGCCGACACGGTCGAAATCTCGGGGCGCGGGCTGGCGGCCGGGGCGCGGCGGGTGCTGATCTCGGGCCCGTCCGAGGCGGCGGAATTCACCGTGGTGCTGGGCGCCAACGATGCCGCGCTGGATGCGCATATGCGCGTGGTGTCGAATGCCTCTTGCACCACCAATGCGCTGGCGCCGCTGGTGCGGGCGCTGGATGCGGCCTTTGGCGTGCAGACCGGCTGGATGACCACGATCCATTGCTACACCGGCAGCCAGCCCACCGTGGATGCGCCGCGCGGCGATCCGGCCCGGTCGCGCGCCGCCGCGCTGTCGATGGTGCCCACGACGACCAGCGCCGGCCGCCTGATGGACCGGGTTCTGCCCGAGCTTGCGGGCCGCATCTCCTGTGCCGCCGTGCGGGTGCCGGTGGCCAGCGTCTCGGCCATCGACCTCACGTTTCAGCCCGGGCGCCCGGTGACGGTGGCCGAGGTGACCGCAGCCCTTCAGGCGGCGGGCGGGGTGATCGGCTGGACGGACCGGCCGCTGGTCTCCTCCGACCTGCGAGCGCGGGCGGAAAGCATTGTCATGGCGCTGCGCGAAACCGCCGTAACCGGCGGCGGGCTGGTGCGGGTGTTCGGCTGGTATGACAACGAATGGGGCTTTTCCTGCCGCATGCTGGATGTGGCGGCGCGCTGGGGCCTGTGA
- a CDS encoding SDR family NAD(P)-dependent oxidoreductase: MTQRGTVLITGCSTGIGHDAAHGLAKRGWRVLATCRNPADCTRLEAEGLESFVLDYASEDSLSAAMEQVMQRTGGRLDALYNNGAFAIPGAVEDLPRGALREIFETNLFGVHDLTRRVIPLMRAQGHGRIVNCSSVLGLVPMKWRGAYVASKFALEGLTDTLRLEMRDTPIHVSLLEPGPITSDFRLNARKGFERWIDWEASARADQYRDTLRKRLYAAATGKDRFELPASAVTARLAHALESPRPQPRYYVTTPTWLMGGLRRLLPTRALDWLVARG; this comes from the coding sequence ATGACCCAACGCGGCACGGTTCTGATCACCGGCTGTTCCACCGGCATCGGCCACGATGCGGCCCACGGGCTGGCGAAACGCGGCTGGCGCGTGCTGGCCACCTGCCGGAACCCGGCGGATTGCACGCGGCTTGAAGCCGAGGGGCTGGAAAGCTTCGTGCTGGATTACGCCTCCGAAGACAGCCTGTCGGCGGCGATGGAGCAGGTGATGCAGCGCACCGGCGGGCGGCTGGATGCGCTTTACAACAACGGAGCCTTCGCGATTCCCGGCGCGGTCGAGGATCTGCCCCGCGGCGCGCTGCGCGAGATTTTCGAAACCAACCTGTTCGGCGTCCACGACCTGACCCGCCGGGTGATTCCGCTGATGCGGGCGCAGGGCCATGGCCGGATCGTCAATTGCTCGTCCGTGCTGGGGCTGGTGCCGATGAAATGGCGCGGCGCCTATGTGGCCAGCAAGTTCGCGCTGGAAGGGCTGACCGATACGCTGCGGCTGGAAATGCGCGATACGCCGATCCATGTGTCGCTGCTGGAGCCGGGGCCGATCACCAGCGATTTCCGCCTGAACGCCCGCAAGGGGTTCGAACGCTGGATCGACTGGGAAGCCTCGGCCCGGGCGGACCAGTATCGCGACACGCTGCGCAAGCGGCTGTATGCGGCGGCCACCGGCAAGGATCGCTTCGAACTGCCGGCATCGGCGGTGACGGCAAGGCTGGCCCATGCGCTGGAAAGCCCGCGGCCGCAGCCGCGCTATTATGTCACGACGCCGACCTGGCTGATGGGCGGCCTGCGCCGCCTGCTGCCCACACGGGCGCTGGATTGGCTGGTCGCGCGGGGGTAA
- the secE gene encoding preprotein translocase subunit SecE: MAKTNPFQFLQQTRSEVGKIVWPNRREVMLTTVMVFVMATLTAVFFFAVDTAINLGLRGLLSLFG, from the coding sequence ATGGCCAAGACGAACCCCTTCCAGTTCCTCCAGCAGACCCGTTCGGAGGTGGGCAAGATCGTCTGGCCGAACCGGCGCGAGGTGATGCTGACCACGGTCATGGTGTTCGTCATGGCGACGCTGACGGCGGTGTTCTTCTTTGCGGTGGATACGGCGATCAACCTTGGCCTGCGCGGGCTGTTGTCGCTGTTCGGCTGA
- the nusG gene encoding transcription termination/antitermination protein NusG — protein MAKRWYSVSVLSNFEKKVAEQIRTAVSDAGLEDEIDEVLVPTEEVMEIRRGKKVTSERRFMPGYVLVHMDMSNRGYHLITSINRVTGFLGPQGKPMPMRDDEVNGILNRAEAGVEVAPRNLIRFEIGERVKVNDGPFEGFDGMVEEVDEAASRLKVTVSIFGRATPVELEFTQVSKVA, from the coding sequence ATGGCAAAGCGCTGGTATTCGGTGAGCGTCCTCTCGAACTTCGAGAAGAAGGTCGCCGAGCAGATCCGTACGGCCGTGTCCGATGCCGGTCTGGAAGACGAGATCGACGAGGTGCTGGTCCCGACCGAAGAGGTCATGGAGATCCGCCGCGGCAAGAAGGTCACGTCGGAACGCCGGTTCATGCCGGGTTACGTGCTGGTGCACATGGACATGTCGAACCGTGGTTACCACCTGATCACCTCGATCAACCGCGTCACCGGCTTTCTGGGCCCGCAGGGCAAGCCGATGCCGATGCGCGACGACGAGGTGAACGGCATCCTGAACCGTGCCGAAGCCGGGGTCGAGGTCGCGCCGCGCAACCTGATCCGCTTCGAGATCGGCGAGCGGGTGAAGGTCAACGACGGCCCGTTCGAGGGCTTCGACGGCATGGTCGAGGAAGTGGACGAGGCGGCAAGCCGTCTGAAGGTCACCGTGTCGATCTTTGGCCGCGCCACGCCGGTGGAACTGGAATTCACCCAGGTGTCGAAAGTCGCCTGA
- the rplK gene encoding 50S ribosomal protein L11 produces MAKKVMGQLKLQVKAQQANPSPPVGPALGQRGLNIMAFVKEFNAKTADIEAGSPTPVVITYYQDKSFTLELKTPPASFLLKKAAGLKPQGKRQRMQGSPKPGRTVQGTVTVAQIRQIAEIKMKDLSAHDIDAAMQIIVGSAKSCGIEVKG; encoded by the coding sequence ATGGCCAAGAAGGTAATGGGGCAGCTGAAGCTGCAGGTGAAGGCCCAGCAGGCCAACCCGTCGCCCCCCGTGGGTCCGGCGCTGGGTCAGCGCGGTCTGAACATCATGGCGTTCGTGAAGGAATTCAACGCCAAGACCGCCGACATCGAGGCCGGTTCGCCGACCCCGGTGGTGATCACCTACTATCAGGACAAGTCGTTCACGCTGGAACTGAAGACGCCGCCGGCGTCGTTCCTGCTGAAAAAGGCTGCCGGTCTGAAGCCGCAGGGCAAGCGCCAGCGCATGCAGGGGTCGCCGAAGCCCGGCCGCACCGTTCAGGGCACCGTGACCGTGGCCCAGATCCGTCAGATCGCCGAGATCAAGATGAAGGATCTGTCGGCGCATGACATCGACGCCGCGATGCAGATCATCGTCGGCTCGGCCAAGTCCTGCGGCATCGAAGTGAAGGGCTGA
- the rplA gene encoding 50S ribosomal protein L1 produces the protein MAKVAKRTKAARALFEGKANVTVEEAVELIKKAASAKFDETVEIAMNLGVDPRHADQMVRGVVNLPNGTGKTVRVAVFARGAKADEAKAAGAEIVGAEDLLETIQKGVIEFDRCIATPDLMPLVGRLGKILGPRNLMPNPKVGTVTMDVATAVKNAKGGEVQFKVEKAGIIHGGIGKVSFEGEKLAENIRAFVDAVSRAKPTGAKGTYLKKVSLSSTMGPGVSLDLASATTK, from the coding sequence ATGGCGAAAGTTGCAAAACGCACCAAGGCCGCCCGCGCGCTGTTCGAGGGCAAGGCGAATGTCACCGTCGAAGAAGCGGTGGAGCTGATCAAGAAGGCCGCATCGGCGAAATTCGACGAAACCGTCGAAATCGCGATGAACCTGGGCGTCGACCCGCGCCATGCCGACCAGATGGTCCGCGGCGTGGTCAACCTGCCGAACGGCACGGGCAAGACCGTGCGCGTGGCGGTGTTCGCCCGTGGCGCCAAGGCTGACGAAGCCAAGGCCGCCGGGGCTGAGATCGTGGGCGCCGAAGACCTGCTGGAAACCATCCAGAAGGGCGTGATCGAGTTCGATCGCTGCATCGCGACCCCGGACCTGATGCCGCTGGTCGGCCGTCTGGGCAAGATCCTCGGCCCGCGCAACCTGATGCCGAACCCCAAGGTCGGCACCGTGACCATGGATGTCGCCACCGCGGTGAAGAACGCCAAGGGCGGTGAAGTCCAGTTCAAGGTGGAAAAAGCCGGGATCATCCACGGCGGCATCGGCAAGGTGTCGTTCGAGGGCGAGAAGCTGGCCGAAAACATCCGCGCCTTCGTGGATGCCGTGTCGCGCGCCAAGCCGACCGGCGCCAAGGGCACCTACCTGAAAAAGGTGTCGCTGTCCTCGACCATGGGCCCGGGCGTCAGCCTGGATCTGGCCTCGGCCACGACGAAGTGA
- the rplJ gene encoding 50S ribosomal protein L10: MDRAQKEKVVEELGQIFESSGVVVVAHYEGMTVAQMQALRADMRAVSGGVRVAKNKLAEIALEGKPGQGMAGLLKGMTVFAYSEDPVAAAKVCEAYAKKNDKFVILGGAMGNSVLDQAGVKAVAALPSREELIAQIVSCIGAPASNIAGAIGAPAANIAGILKTLEEREAA; encoded by the coding sequence GTGGATAGAGCGCAGAAAGAGAAAGTGGTCGAGGAACTCGGCCAGATCTTCGAAAGCTCTGGCGTCGTGGTGGTTGCCCACTACGAAGGCATGACGGTTGCTCAGATGCAGGCCCTGCGGGCGGACATGCGTGCCGTCAGCGGGGGCGTTCGCGTCGCCAAGAACAAGCTCGCCGAGATCGCCCTTGAAGGCAAGCCCGGGCAGGGCATGGCCGGACTTCTCAAGGGCATGACCGTGTTTGCCTATTCGGAAGACCCCGTCGCCGCGGCGAAGGTCTGCGAGGCATATGCCAAGAAGAACGACAAGTTCGTGATTCTGGGCGGTGCCATGGGCAATTCGGTTCTGGACCAGGCCGGTGTGAAAGCCGTGGCCGCCCTGCCGTCGCGCGAAGAGCTTATCGCTCAGATCGTGTCTTGCATCGGTGCGCCCGCCTCGAACATCGCTGGTGCCATCGGCGCGCCTGCGGCGAACATCGCTGGGATCCTCAAGACCCTCGAAGAACGCGAAGCTGCCTGA
- the rplL gene encoding 50S ribosomal protein L7/L12 has translation MADLKALAEQIVNLTLLQAQELKTILKDEYGIEPAAGGAVMMAGPAAAAAPAEEEKTEFDVVLTDAGANKINVIKEVRAITGLGLKEAKDLVEAGGKVKEAISKADAEAMKKKLEEAGAKVELK, from the coding sequence ATGGCTGATCTGAAAGCACTCGCCGAGCAAATCGTCAACCTGACCCTGCTCCAGGCGCAAGAACTGAAAACCATCCTGAAAGACGAGTACGGCATCGAGCCGGCCGCCGGTGGCGCCGTCATGATGGCTGGCCCGGCTGCGGCTGCTGCCCCGGCTGAAGAAGAAAAGACCGAGTTCGACGTCGTCCTGACCGACGCCGGCGCGAACAAGATCAACGTGATCAAGGAAGTTCGCGCGATCACCGGTCTGGGCCTGAAAGAAGCCAAGGACCTGGTCGAAGCTGGCGGCAAGGTGAAAGAGGCCATCTCGAAGGCCGACGCCGAAGCCATGAAGAAAAAGCTCGAAGAAGCTGGCGCCAAAGTCGAGCTGAAGTGA
- the rpoB gene encoding DNA-directed RNA polymerase subunit beta has translation MAQAYVGQKRIRRYFGKIREVLEMPNLIEVQKSSYDLFLRSGDGDRPIDGDGIQGVFQSVFPIKDFNDTAVLEFVKYELEKPKYDVDECMQRDMTFAAPLKVTLRLIVFDVNEDTGARSVKDIKEQDVYMGDMPLMTANGTFVVNGTERVVVSQMHRSPGVFFDHDKGKTHSSGKLLFACRIIPYRGSWLDFEFDAKDLVFARIDRRRKLPVTTLLYALGMDQDAIMAAYYNTVTYRYERNKGWITRFFPERARGTRPTWDLIDAATGEVILKAGEKATPRMVKKWIDEGKVTELLVPFDHILGRFVARDTINEQTGEIWVEAGDELTWELDRDGEVKGGTLKTLLDQGITEIPVLDIDNINVGPYIRNTMAADKNMNRDGALMDIYRVMRPGEPPTLDAAATLFDSLFFDSERYDLSAVGRVKMNMRLDLDAPDTQRTLRRDDIIACIRGLVELRDGKGEIDDIDHLGNRRVRSVGELMENQYRVGLLRMERAIKERMSSVEIDTIMPQDLINAKPAAAAVREFFGSSQLSQFMDQTNPLSEVTHKRRLSALGPGGLTRERAGFEVRDVHPTHYGRMCPIETPEGQNIGLINSLATYARVNKYGFIETPYRKVRDTQVTDEVIYLSATEEMRHTVAQANANLDADGRFVNELVSTRKAGEFMLNPAEAVDLIDVSPKQLVSVAASLIPFLENDDANRALMGSNMQRQAVPLLQSDAPFVGTGIEGVVARDSGAAIMARRGGVIDQVDAQRIVVRATEFLEPGEPGVDIYRLRKFKRSNQSSCINQRPIVKVGDTVARNEVIADGPCTDMGELALGRNVVVAFMPWNGYNYEDSILISERILKDDVFTSIHIEEYEVAARDTKLGPEEITRDIPNVGEEALRNLDEAGIVYIGAEVQPGDILVGKITPKGESPMTPEEKLLRAIFGEKASDVRDTSLRLPPGAYGTVVEVRVFNRHGVDKDERALQIEREEVERLARDRDDELAILERNIYARLKSLIMGKVAVKGPKGVKAGSEITDDLLGTLSRGQWWQLAVAEEDLAKEVEALNDQYNAQKRALEHRFEDKVEKVRRGDDLPPGVMKMVKVFVAVKRKLQPGDKMAGRHGNKGVVSKVVPMEDMPFLGDGTTVDLVLNPLGVPSRMNVGQILETHMGWAARGLGIKIDEALADYRRNGDLTPVKEAMRIAYGDETFEAAFGEVEDEAAFVESAKTVTRGVPIATPVFDGAKEADVNDALRRAGFDQSGQSIVFDGRTGEQFARPVTVGVKYVLKLHHLVDDKLHARSTGPYSLVTQQPLGGKAQFGGQRLGEMEVWALEAYGAAYTLQEMLTVKSDDVAGRTKVYESIVKGEDNFEAGVPESFNVLVKEVRGLGLNMELLDAEEE, from the coding sequence ATGGCGCAAGCTTATGTTGGCCAGAAGCGCATTCGGCGCTACTTCGGCAAAATCCGCGAAGTTCTTGAAATGCCGAACCTCATCGAGGTTCAGAAATCGTCCTATGACCTGTTCCTGCGGTCGGGCGACGGCGACCGTCCGATCGACGGCGACGGGATTCAGGGCGTGTTCCAGTCGGTCTTTCCGATCAAGGACTTCAACGATACCGCGGTGCTCGAGTTCGTGAAATACGAACTGGAAAAGCCGAAATACGACGTCGACGAATGCATGCAGCGCGACATGACCTTTGCCGCGCCGCTGAAGGTGACGCTGCGCCTGATCGTGTTCGATGTGAACGAAGACACCGGCGCCCGTTCCGTGAAAGACATCAAGGAACAGGATGTCTACATGGGCGACATGCCGCTGATGACCGCGAACGGGACTTTCGTGGTCAACGGCACGGAACGCGTGGTGGTTTCCCAGATGCACCGCAGCCCCGGCGTGTTCTTTGACCACGACAAGGGCAAGACCCATTCCTCGGGCAAACTGCTGTTCGCCTGCCGCATCATTCCCTATCGCGGCAGCTGGCTGGACTTTGAATTCGACGCCAAGGACCTGGTGTTCGCCCGCATCGACCGCCGCCGGAAACTGCCGGTGACGACGCTGCTTTATGCGCTTGGCATGGACCAGGACGCCATCATGGCGGCCTACTACAACACCGTGACCTACCGCTATGAACGCAACAAGGGCTGGATCACCCGGTTCTTCCCCGAGCGTGCGCGCGGCACCCGTCCGACCTGGGATCTGATCGACGCCGCCACCGGCGAGGTCATCCTGAAGGCGGGCGAGAAGGCCACCCCGCGGATGGTCAAGAAGTGGATCGACGAGGGCAAGGTCACCGAACTGCTGGTGCCGTTCGACCACATCCTTGGCCGCTTTGTGGCGCGTGACACCATCAACGAACAGACCGGCGAAATCTGGGTCGAGGCCGGCGACGAGCTGACCTGGGAACTGGACCGCGACGGCGAGGTCAAGGGCGGCACGCTCAAGACCCTGCTGGATCAGGGCATCACCGAGATTCCGGTGCTGGACATCGACAACATCAACGTCGGCCCCTACATCCGCAACACCATGGCGGCCGACAAGAACATGAACCGCGATGGTGCCCTGATGGACATCTACCGCGTCATGCGCCCGGGCGAACCGCCGACCCTGGATGCGGCGGCAACGCTGTTCGACAGCCTGTTCTTCGATTCCGAACGCTATGATCTGTCGGCCGTCGGCCGGGTCAAGATGAACATGCGCCTGGATCTGGACGCGCCCGACACCCAGCGCACCCTGCGCCGCGACGACATCATCGCCTGTATCCGGGGCCTGGTGGAGCTGCGCGACGGCAAGGGCGAGATCGACGACATCGACCACCTGGGCAACCGCCGGGTGCGTTCGGTGGGCGAACTGATGGAAAACCAGTATCGCGTCGGCCTGCTGCGGATGGAACGCGCGATCAAGGAACGCATGTCGTCGGTGGAAATCGACACGATCATGCCGCAGGATCTGATCAACGCCAAACCTGCGGCGGCGGCGGTGCGCGAATTCTTCGGCTCGTCCCAGCTCAGCCAGTTCATGGACCAGACCAACCCGCTGTCGGAAGTGACCCACAAGCGCCGCCTGTCGGCGCTTGGCCCGGGCGGTCTGACCCGCGAGCGTGCCGGCTTCGAGGTGCGCGACGTTCACCCGACCCACTATGGCCGGATGTGCCCGATCGAAACGCCCGAAGGCCAGAACATCGGCCTGATCAACTCGCTGGCGACCTATGCCCGCGTGAACAAGTACGGCTTCATCGAAACCCCGTATCGCAAGGTGCGCGATACCCAGGTGACCGATGAAGTGATCTATCTCTCGGCCACCGAGGAAATGCGCCACACCGTGGCACAGGCGAACGCCAACCTCGACGCCGACGGCCGCTTCGTGAACGAACTGGTTTCCACCCGGAAAGCCGGCGAATTCATGCTGAACCCGGCCGAGGCGGTGGACCTGATCGACGTGTCGCCGAAACAGCTGGTGTCGGTGGCGGCCTCGCTGATCCCGTTCCTGGAAAACGACGACGCCAACCGCGCGCTGATGGGCTCGAACATGCAGCGTCAGGCGGTTCCGCTGCTGCAATCGGATGCGCCCTTCGTCGGCACCGGCATCGAGGGCGTGGTGGCCCGTGATTCCGGCGCGGCCATCATGGCGCGTCGCGGCGGGGTGATCGACCAGGTGGACGCGCAGCGTATCGTTGTGCGCGCGACCGAATTCCTCGAACCGGGGGAACCGGGCGTCGACATCTATCGTCTGCGCAAGTTCAAGCGGTCGAACCAGTCGTCGTGCATCAACCAGCGTCCCATCGTGAAGGTGGGCGATACGGTGGCGCGCAACGAGGTGATCGCCGACGGCCCCTGCACCGACATGGGCGAACTGGCCCTGGGCCGGAACGTGGTCGTGGCCTTCATGCCGTGGAACGGCTACAACTACGAAGACTCGATCCTGATCTCGGAACGCATCCTGAAGGATGACGTGTTCACCTCGATCCACATCGAGGAATACGAGGTTGCGGCCCGCGACACCAAGCTGGGCCCCGAGGAGATCACCCGCGATATCCCGAACGTCGGCGAGGAAGCCCTGCGCAACCTTGACGAAGCGGGCATCGTCTACATCGGCGCCGAGGTGCAGCCGGGCGACATTCTGGTTGGCAAGATCACCCCCAAGGGGGAATCGCCGATGACGCCGGAAGAAAAGCTGCTGCGCGCCATCTTCGGCGAAAAGGCATCGGACGTGCGCGACACCTCGCTGCGTCTGCCGCCCGGCGCCTATGGCACCGTGGTGGAGGTGCGGGTGTTCAACCGCCACGGCGTCGACAAGGACGAACGCGCGCTGCAGATCGAGCGCGAGGAAGTCGAACGTCTGGCCCGCGACCGGGACGACGAACTGGCGATCCTGGAGCGCAACATCTATGCGCGCCTGAAATCGCTGATCATGGGCAAGGTTGCGGTCAAGGGGCCGAAAGGCGTCAAGGCCGGGTCGGAGATCACCGACGATCTGCTGGGCACGCTGAGCCGTGGCCAGTGGTGGCAGCTGGCCGTGGCCGAGGAAGACCTGGCCAAGGAAGTCGAGGCGCTGAACGACCAGTACAACGCGCAGAAGCGCGCGCTGGAACACCGCTTTGAGGACAAGGTCGAAAAAGTCCGTCGTGGCGACGATCTGCCCCCCGGCGTGATGAAGATGGTCAAGGTGTTCGTCGCGGTGAAGCGCAAGCTGCAACCGGGCGACAAGATGGCCGGTCGTCACGGCAACAAGGGTGTGGTGTCCAAGGTCGTTCCGATGGAAGACATGCCCTTCCTGGGCGATGGCACGACCGTTGACCTGGTGCTGAACCCGCTGGGCGTGCCGTCGCGCATGAACGTCGGTCAGATTCTGGAAACCCACATGGGTTGGGCCGCCCGCGGCCTGGGGATCAAGATCGACGAGGCGCTGGCCGACTACCGCCGCAACGGCGACCTGACCCCGGTCAAGGAAGCCATGCGGATCGCCTATGGCGACGAAACCTTCGAAGCCGCCTTTGGCGAGGTCGAGGACGAGGCCGCCTTTGTCGAAAGCGCCAAGACGGTGACGCGCGGCGTTCCGATCGCCACCCCGGTCTTTGACGGGGCCAAGGAGGCGGACGTGAACGATGCCCTGCGCCGCGCCGGTTTCGACCAGTCGGGTCAGTCCATCGTGTTCGACGGCCGCACCGGCGAACAGTTCGCGCGCCCGGTCACGGTTGGCGTGAAATACGTGCTGAAGCTGCACCACCTGGTCGACGACAAGCTGCACGCCCGTTCGACCGGCCCGTACTCGCTTGTGACCCAGCAACCGCTGGGCGGCAAGGCGCAGTTCGGCGGCCAGCGTCTGGGGGAGATGGAGGTCTGGGCACTCGAAGCCTATGGCGCCGCCTACACCCTGCAAGAGATGCTGACGGTGAAGTCGGACGACGTGGCCGGCCGGACCAAGGTCTACGAGTCGATCGTCAAGGGCGAGGACAACTTCGAAGCTGGCGTTCCCGAGAGCTTCAACGTGCTCGTCAAGGAAGTCCGCGGCCTCGGCCTGAACATGGAACTCCTGGATGCGGAGGAGGAGTGA